The DNA sequence AAGTAATAAAATGTTTAAGCATAAGCTTACTTGTATAACTTGAAAGCTTACTCCTTACTAGAAGtgacagaaaaattaaacttttcCCTCTGTGCAACTTCAGACTGTGAGTGCATTATACATGCCCTCATAACCACCAAAGTGAACACACATACGCTTTTTATTACAAGCAAATCTGCTTCTCACGTGAAAACACACATTCATGCAAACAAGCATTAAAGAAGGGAAAATGAAGCATCTCCCATACAGCCTCCCGGGTGGGAGCAGCAGAATGCCTCCCAAGAGCTGCCTGTTCTCCCTCCTAGTGCCATCCCTGGGCCATCCCAGCCGCCGGCAGCACTGAcagggcactggcagggcaCTGACGGGACACTGACAGGGCACTGACGGGACACTGAcagggcactggcagggcaCCTGCAATGCAGGTAccggctggagcagcccagcccagcccagcccggcccggcccagcccagcccggcccggcccggcccagcccagcccggcccagcccggcccagcccagcccggcccagcccagcccagcccggcccggctcccACCGCTGCCCTGCGCTGCGGCCCCGCAGCCGAGGCCTGAACGCCGGCTCCAGAACAGGcacctctgcagctgccagcgGGGATTCCAGCCGGAAGAATATTTCCAGGGAAATATTCATCTGCGCTGCAACACGTAGGGCTTCCACATGAACTGACCTTTTGAAGTTATTTATGCGCTTTCCGTCGaattttctaaaaatacttACATCTTCACCCACGCCAGTTCCATGCAATCAGAAACAACCACGACTAATGCACCGGGACACCGAGAGGGACCGCGGGAGGCGACAAGCAGGGACTGGGGTGGGAAGTGACAAGCCCTGGGACAAACCTAGGAGACTGCAATAGGCCTGAGGGACTGGGACAAGCCCTGGGTtaggggctggagcaggaggcaaCAAGCACGGGATGAAGGGCTGCCACAAGCgctgccacagcacagcccgCAGCCCCGTCCGCTGCGCGCGGCCCCTCACGGAGTGCGGCCGCCTCAGCCCGGCACCGGGCGAGGAGCGGGGGCCGGGGACAGACACCCCcgccctcccctcccttcccctcacCGACCCCTCCCCGATCCCTGCCGATCCCTCACCGATGAACTTGGCGCGGCTCATGGCGGCTCCGGGCGCGCTCGGCCGCAgcgcgggcggggccgcgccgcccaCCCGGCATGCCCCGCGCGGAGGGCAGGCCCGCGGAGCCGGCGCCATGGCCGCGTACCTGACGCACCAGCAGAAGGTGCTGCGGCTGTACAAGAAATCCCTGCGGCACCTCGAGTCCTGGTGCATCCATCGGTGAGGGCGAGGGGAGCTGGGACGGGGCAGTGCTGGCCGCCCGCACGTCGGGGCGCTCGGCCCCGCGCTTGGCTGGGCCCGGGGTGGGGAGGCGCttgttttcctcctccctgTGCATGACCTCTGTCCGCAGAGACAAGTACCGCTACTTCGCCTGCCTCCTGAGGGACCGGTTCGACAAGAACAAGAATGTGAACGATATGGTGAAAGCCACCGAGCTGCTGAAGGCCGGCGAGGAGGAGTTCTGGGCCAGCCAGCACCCGCAGCCGTACGTGTTCGCCGACTCCCCCGGGGGCATTGCCTACGAGCGGTACGAGATGTACAAGGTGAGTGCCGGGAGATGTGCAAGGTGAGTGCCGGGAGATAGATAGGAGATGTACAAGGTGAGTGCCGGGAGATGAGATGGGAGATGTGCAAGGTGAGTGCCGGGAGATGGGAGATGTGCAGGGTGAGTGCCGGGAGATGTGCAAGGTGAGTGCCGGGAAATACGAGATGTAAAAGACGGGGTGCCACTCATGCTGGGAGTTCTGCGCTGGCTCTGAGCGTGTTCTGTGTCACTCGGCTTGGACAGGGTCGCAGCTTGGCTCGGCAGTGTCACCTCACCCTCCGTGAACATCTTGCTGCTTGTGtgggaggagctgctctggtcCTGGAAAATGGGGTTTCTTGATTAGTTTGAACACTGCTGCTTGTtcttttgggattttctttttttccccgaGGATAATCATTTGCCCTGtggcaggtcaggctgacaggaaagggctggagctgagctggggaaGTGAACGGTgcccagggagctctgctgcctcccggGCACAGCCTTGGTTCCTCTCCTCATGTCAGGTGTCACCTTGGCTGTCGGGGACTTCCCTTCACTCAGTCCTATGGTTCTTCCAGCATTTGAGTCGTGGTGCAAGTTACCATTTCCCTTCATATGCTGCAGTGCCAGATCGTGCAGTTTGTGTGATACTGTGTGAGACAAGCACTGCCTGGATATAAAAACCTTATGTTTAAACTCTTCAAGGCACTTTTACAGTTATTAACATTTAACATCcagattattttatttagaaGCAAAAGTTCCGTAGAAAAACACAGGGGTTTTGCTTTATTGGTATCATCTTTTTCATGCGTTAGAAGTTAATACTGACCTAGAGACCGCATGCACCCATTTCCTCACAAATTTGAAAAAAGTGCTGGCACAAGACTGGATCTGGTCAGATCTTTTATCATATTAAgccatggaaaaagaaaaatatggcaTAGATTTATCAGGAGCAGAATAAAGAATATGTGagtgaaaagagaagagaaggacTTACTTAAACTTGTGCCAAGGTCAGGGGCCTGAGTAGTAGTAGAGATAATAGTGACAGAGAATCTGGAcagaaaaaaaggcagctgAGCACTAAATGGTCAATATTAGTCTTCATACAGAAACACAGACTGGGttatgctttcttttttccagtttgaTGGGCTAAAACTATTTTAACAGAATGGCTGTCACAAGGCTTTGGCTCATTTGTGTATCAGTGACTGTCCATTGTGGATGCTGCTCCAAAATGTTTTTAGAACTCAGGCTGATTGGTGGTTTTAATTGGAGCTTGCTGTGGCTGGATATTTACTTCAGCAGCTGTGCTATTTCCATTCAGTTAAAGTTTTGTTCTGTGATGAGAATCACAGCAGGAAGAGAAAAGTGTGGATATCACTAAGTGTATGATGGTACTggagcaactttttttttttttaattgggagttttggtgggattttattttttaatcactgTTCCTCTTTTTACAATATAAAcaattagggtttttttttaattgctgcaAAATTCTAAATTTTGGTATTTTCCCTTGTCAGAAGGTCTTAGAGGTCAGACCATTCTCAAGATCTTAAAGGCCTAAGAAACTGCTCATTTCTTAGTAGCTGTAGAGAAGCAGAAATGAGCTGTAATATTGTGTCTTTGTCAAGTAAAATAAATCAGTAGTTGGAGAGAAGGATTCCTCTAAACTGCTGCCTTTgagagaaggaagggaagaaatCACATCTTCTCTTCCACCAGATggaattattttgaaaagtttAGAGTAAACGGAGATGACCTGGGACTTGTTTTGGAATGCTGTGATTTATGTAAGTCACTGTGATGTCTTCCTGTGGGTCAGGATAATGTGTGAAAAATTCTGACCTCGGCCATGTGCCTTGAGAGAGTCAGGCAGCTCCTGAATGGTGTTTTTATGTAGTAGTtcaaagtgggaaaaaaaccctaaggaATGAGACTGCCTTTAGCCTTTGTGTTCCATTCTTCTGCATGTGTGTACAAGTGTGATTTCATATAtaaaaaacagtattttaaatcATGTTTTTCTTCAACAGATTCCTGAATGGGCCTTGGATTTCTGGCACCCTTCTGAGAAGGCAATGTACCCTGATTACTTTGCCAAACGAGAGCAGTGGaagaagctgcagcaggaaagctgGGACAGAGAGGTCAGTGCTTGCTCTATGCAAAGTCTCTTTAGCACACAAGTGTCCTGTGAGACACAGATGTGTTCTTGGAAAAATCACTGAATGTCCTACAGTCCCAGTGAGACTCTCCAGTGCTGGGGCCCTCGTCAGTGTGGAACAACCTAAAATGCCTACAGATTTGTTATAGCTTCTGGAGGTTGTGAAGGGAATTTGAAGTCAAAGCTGAACCTGCAGCCTTGTATCAGTTAGTAAGAGCTGTTACAGCAGTTTtgtggggaaataaaaaaatccaaagtgGGATGAAAGGAGACTAACAACCAGAGaattcctctgctgctgctgtggagctcTTGACACTTTCTGGTTACAGCTTTGAATGTGATGTGCTGCAGTGGTCATCAGTTGGGCATTCAGACTAATTTCTGGCCACCCTGAACTGAGAGTTGGTTGGAAGAAGTTGGTGTTCTTAGAACAGTCCTTTGATTCAGTTGGATTGTATGGAACATGGCACCCTGAGTGGAACTGACACAGGGGCAGCCAGCACTTGTGCTGCTTCAAGAATCAGGTATTGAAAGCATGTGAGGATGCTGGTGATGTGCAGGAACAGAAGTTCTCCTACTCACTGACTGCAGGGAAACTTGGTCCAGACTTGGAATTATCTGTCAgcttccaaagcagcacaattCAGCCTGTTTGACAGAGTAGTGGTAGATGTGAATTGCATAGAAATAATGACCTTTTAAGTGTAATTTCTCTTGTAAATCACTTGTTGTTCCTATAAATTCCTTCTTGATTAGGTAGTAAGAGCCTGCAGTGACTACTGAGTGGAAGTTAAAGTTGGGAAACGTGAAACCTGTCAGCCAAAGGTGTTACCTCTGGTTCTCCTCTGTGGAAATGGAGAAGAACCAGTGGTTCTTGGTTCTGCTCATTGCCTGGGCACTGAAAGTGAGAGTGTGTGTTAATGTGCTAAAGCAGTTCTGTGTCTCGTCTTCTAGGTTCAGCAGTTACAAGAAGAAACTCCAGCTGATGGTCCAAGAACTGAAGCTTTGCCTCCAGCTCGTAAGGAGGGGCATCTGCCCCCCATGTGGTGGCATCATGTCACTCGACCTCGTGAACAGCCCATGTGAGAGCACCGTGGGTGTGAATggcagcagcctgtgctgcaggcaggtgGCACCTCAATGACCACTTGCTCCTCAAAGTCATAGAATAAAGCCAAATAAAGTAATAGAAAAGGTGTTTTTCTGGCACACTGCTCTTCTCTGACACACTGACACTTCACTGCCACCTTGTGCAGGCAGTTCATATCAGCCCTCTTAACTTGGAATGCAAAGTGTTAAAGCTGGAGTTAAAGATAcagacagcagcagacagtGGGCTTGGGTGCTCTTGTAATGAGGGTATTTCTGACCTTGCTGCTGGATAAAGACATCTTTCcctgccttccctcctccttAGGCTCTTTGCTGCATTTTTCACTTTCATATCAAATCTCACAAGACACAAACTTAGCTTACAACATGGTGCTTTCCTCATGGCATGGACACCAGTGCTGTAGAGCACCAGAGGAAAGCTGGTCCCCACATAAACTGCATCCCAGATAACCACTGAGCTGTATCAGTTAACTTGCTGCTGAGGCTTGTGGCTGTTGTGTGCCCATTCACGGGTCACAGATGGTTCTGGCAGTGTGACATGCTGAAGTGGGGACAAAAAGCTGTTTGCTTCTGGCCACCTTCCCAAAGCACTGGTACAAGAAAGAGGAAGATCTGCTACCACTTTCACTAACTGCCCTGTGAGAGAACAGATGCAATACAGCCACTGAGGAAAAGCTCACAGGAAAACCTGGCCCTTCAgctgttttcctgtttttagGGCTAGGAGATACAGGTTGCCTAATCTGACTTCCATTCTACAGAAGTTAGTTGACTGTACCCATGTTTAAGCCTAAAGCTTAATATTTCTCTAAACCCCAACTGAACAAAAGATGGCAAAGCTTCAGCTGTTCTTAGAACCAAACATATGTAGCTCAGGAATAAGGCTTTAATCAGATTGATTTTTAGAAACTTTTAAATCTCCTTTCCAGTAAGTCTGCATGCTAAAATAGGTatgaattttgaaaataaaactcCAGAAAAACAGCTTTACATATTCCACAGCTGAAATTTTCATTCCTGCCAAGAAGCAGGATCTGTTCTCTGTAGTCAGTTAGTCAAGAGTAGTGATGGAGTTGAGTAGTGAGAGCCCTCTTCCAGCACAGCTGTTCAGCACATGACACacctcaggctggagctgccactTGGAACAAATGCCTTCGGTATGGAAACAGCTGAGCAAAGCACTGACACCTGAGTGAGAGGAGATGCTCAGCAGTACCTCAAATACAGCCAGAGAGACAAGGGGGAATGAAACCATGATGCTTTAGGAGACATTTCCAGCCAAACCACATTGGTTTTTCCTTTAACATCTTCCTGAATGTATTGTGGTGGGATGGGGTAACTTTATACAGAGCAGACCTCACAGTCCTGGGAAGGTGTTAAGAGCACACCAGTGCTTTGGCTACTGCTAAGCAGGGCTCCACAGCATCCAGGGTGTGCACTTGGCATCCCCCTCACCAGTGGACTGGGGGCGGGAAAGATCTTGGGAGGGGACAGTCAGGActcaggacagctgacccaaactgacctaAGGGCATGAGCTCCTCGCTGCAGGGCTCCAGAGGTTCTGCCACAGCCTACTCCAGCACAGGCTTCCCTGGGCCTCCTTTGAGCATCCACCTGTTCCAGcctggatctctgctccccccTGGACCTccgtgggctgcaggggcacagctgcatcaccTGCAGGGGAATCTGCTctagcacctggagcacctcctgcccctcctgcctcaCAGACCTGGGTGtatgcagggctgtttccctcaCATTCTCTCACTCCTCTCCCCACCTGCTACTGCTGTCCCACAGCAACTCTTTTCTCCTCAAATCTTTTATCCCAGAGGCGTTACCACCAtcactgctgggctcagccatggccagggtgggtccatcctggagctggctggcattgGCTCTTGCAGACGtgggggaagcttctggcagcttcagtGGCTGCTGTAGCCCCCTGCAAACTAAACCTGGCCTCGTAAGCCCAGTGCAGTAACAAATGCACATCTTTAGATAAAAATGAAATCATTGCAGTGGCAAAGAAACCAGGCTATTGTGTGGCAATTCCAAGAGGGAACAACATCCTCCCCCTTCTGCCTTCAGTGctcagaaagctgaacaaaatAAAGTCTTCAGGGGGAGCTGTGGGAGATGGTGCTGGTGTTGTGCTTGATAAATTCTGGCTGCAGCACGGGCACTGTTGACAGCAGCAATTTTCCTCCTCTGGCCTAAGGAACTGGTCCAGCACTGAGATGGATACACAAAAATGGAAAGTCACCTGTGCTTCCTTGCCAGATAACAACATCAAGGTGCAGGGAAATGTCATCTGTTACTGTTTAATGGGAATTTCCATCGTTAGCACTGGACTTCTGCTCCACTGCTACCCTGCTGGAGCCTATCAGTACAACACAGCTTTATGCAATTTTATTTACTTGGTTTTTAATTCTCTCTTGCTTCTATTACACCTGCATGATCTTGAAAGCCACCATTGATATCCAATGCTCTGGAGGCAAAAAAGTCTTTAAGAAGCAAAATACGGGAGTTTTTCAGCAGTTCTTTATTTATAATGTAGGCTTAAGCAATCATTACAATGTAGAAGGGAGACACACTTACAGCAATTATTTATACCAGTTTAGAACAAAAAACTGCACAGGGAGAGGTCAACTCTCAGTACAAACTAGCAACTAAACCACAATAATTTACCATtagaaacaatttatttttcagctgtgACACTGCTTTTACAATATGCAAAAACACAAACAATAGAACTATCCAAAGTGTTTTGTCACATTCTTTCTACATTGAATTTGGCaacattttatattaaattttaCTGATTATACTAACGTTTAAGAACTAAACAAGTGAAAAGCTGTACTTGGGTACAGTTACATCCATTTATTTCAAAGGTTTAAATAACACTTTTAACTATTGAGATTATCTCCTAACAGTTTTTGTTTATGCAAAAACCATCTCAAAGCCTCATTTGCACAATGCATCAGCTACTGTATCAAGATTGGTGGGCTACACCACAGGCACTACTTTTTATTATATTCTGTAATAAGGAGCTTGTTTTTCAAAGAAAGGAAGGTTTAATATTTTCTAAGaatcatgcttttttttttttttgcttttaagccataacaaaaaaaaaaagtttagcaAGCACAGCAGTGTAAAATGTCATATAGAACACAGTGACTACACAGTTACTAGAAGTTTCACATCCAATGCAGTTATGTATTAAAGCATAAGAGGTCATGTAGGCAAGTCTAGAGCCAACAGAAATCTGCAGTGTGTGGTGGAAACCAGCCCCTTACGTGTGTTATTTGGTGCATTTTTAAACAATCCCGGATCCGCAAGTCTGGTGTCCCTCCACACGTGGGTCTGCTGTGGGTGGGCAGACAGCATCCTTCTGGATTGTCTTGGTTGGAACACGTGTCATGCCAAGGGGTCTGCACATTTCTGTCAGCTTTAGGAGACGGGTATTGCAGCAATAACTTActtttattttaaggaaaaaatccaaCTCTTAATGATTCTATCAACAGCGTTCCAAAAAACATTACTTAAAAGTACAAAAAAAGAGATTACAGTGGTCAGACTCCCAGTATTATCAAAAAACCAGTatcacccccccaccccccacccctCAACCCTTTTCTTTTCGGTATTTAAGAAAAGCCAATCAACTGCCATTTAAAAGAAGTTATGAAAAACAAGCCCCTGTATTGGAAAGAAACATTCGCAGTTTATTAGATCACAAGCTGGTTTCACCTGTCAAATTTTTAAGTGTTTTCTCAAAATAGTTGGGCTTTCTAAGGtgcccagcctgctgggcaCAGTCAGAAAAAGGCATTTTGATAACATCTAAGAACTCCCTGCTTGCATTTTACAAACATTTATAACTGCCTTAAGCCTGTTGTCCTTGTTTGTATTCAGCGGAAGGATGAGTGGAACAAAACGTGAAGGTGGAAGAACCAAGCCTACACAGTTAAGGCTGCATGCATGTGACTGAGAGTTGCTGCTGTGCAGTCAAAAAAGAAATGTGGAAAAACCCAGTTTTTAAAACACCCTACAGAAACAAAACACTGCAATCCAATATGGCTTATTCTGATGCATTTACCATGAAGCTACTAGTAATTCATCCTACTAGGCTACTTTTGTGCAACAGCATCTGCTATTTTGATGGCATCTCCCTCCCCCACTACCCCCCCATAACTCTACCAGCTGCAGGTTTCTTCCTTGCATTATATATTGCTTTATTGTCAATTTTTATTCCTGCTTTTCAAACTTCTTTAAA is a window from the Passer domesticus isolate bPasDom1 chromosome 1, bPasDom1.hap1, whole genome shotgun sequence genome containing:
- the NDUFB9 gene encoding NADH dehydrogenase [ubiquinone] 1 beta subcomplex subunit 9 → MAAPGALGRSAGGAAPPTRHAPRGGQARGAGAMAAYLTHQQKVLRLYKKSLRHLESWCIHRDKYRYFACLLRDRFDKNKNVNDMVKATELLKAGEEEFWASQHPQPYVFADSPGGIAYERYEMYKIPEWALDFWHPSEKAMYPDYFAKREQWKKLQQESWDREVQQLQEETPADGPRTEALPPARKEGHLPPMWWHHVTRPREQPM